A genomic window from Tolypothrix sp. PCC 7910 includes:
- a CDS encoding proteasome protein has protein sequence METEQLERFKEYGEFILQKLDSVPEYPSKQEDWVPASLDESLFRLREAAQKTVELATSPVKIGVMGEFSSGKTLLLGSLIGYADALPVSENPTTGNVTAIHIIPQEGFATTQLGNFTVEYLDDEGVHDCLRFMLGEANRRTIAAGLPPALLSKLKEPKDILSWCEETWKSSNNLELRYLLRELVTFIRAYNSYGEAMCGGCYQINATTAREGLQLLEQPMAIQTLSFDDLPPAHIKLPSPPQRLASKLLQNSFPLIRRVDIEVKISREIWDVTGASEFILLDFPGLGASNSGTRDTFLSLRELAEVQTILVLLNGKSPGSDRANKIFTMMQQQRPGQDLKDLILVGVGRFDQLPLESEGGERELDQLINDSGDHHPLQESSVFQKLKVLQTTIDAASAFTTQKDRIVLLSPLLGLADLAKRSTSVKAGSPEFLANLDYPDYLDRSKRLQEKWGRLSDRLLTSDGRNYLGRQLGYFAQDGGISKLRELIQKHVATHGLKQLYEDTKRAAEVVRQQQDNLKNILHEIHEQGIPTGDSPAFLELREAIENLDKSYRNFQKDLGKEPLKDRRSVAVSDVVKDELTFRILSWSQWTLLFNKVNNGTIALTESKGAAGKLFERGNRVNITIPTKSDDFYPIFAKTIQEVEEFARDRISQAIGDLLTKLSNYVAKEREFLQTNLNPEMESDIESKFGIEEAELFYKLLLGCDPNQWQEAIISEIHNQEKSIIPEMIFPLARQDEKHNIGQIFDWAPERNGAPKANNHQLFVLRLRDEITASASLHLVQYVSEVNQKVNAELQGILDQIIPSLQNISKKENLLRHIAAGDTPSQSSIPTWLKILADVSTKNW, from the coding sequence ATGGAAACAGAACAACTGGAGCGTTTTAAAGAGTATGGCGAATTCATCCTCCAGAAATTAGACTCTGTACCTGAATATCCCTCCAAGCAAGAAGATTGGGTACCAGCTAGTCTTGATGAGAGTCTGTTTCGCTTGCGGGAAGCTGCTCAAAAAACTGTAGAACTGGCTACCTCACCTGTCAAAATTGGGGTGATGGGTGAATTTAGCAGTGGGAAAACTTTGCTGCTAGGTAGCTTAATTGGCTACGCTGATGCTTTACCTGTAAGTGAAAATCCAACTACGGGGAACGTTACAGCTATACATATCATCCCTCAGGAAGGCTTTGCTACTACTCAGCTAGGCAATTTTACCGTAGAGTATCTAGATGATGAAGGTGTACATGATTGTCTGCGGTTTATGTTGGGAGAAGCCAACCGTCGCACCATTGCTGCTGGACTTCCACCGGCGCTGCTGTCGAAGCTGAAGGAACCAAAAGATATTCTCAGTTGGTGTGAGGAAACTTGGAAGAGTAGCAATAATTTAGAGTTGCGTTATCTACTGCGGGAGTTAGTGACGTTTATCCGCGCTTATAATTCTTACGGTGAGGCAATGTGTGGTGGATGCTACCAAATTAATGCTACCACTGCCCGTGAGGGGTTGCAGTTACTCGAGCAGCCAATGGCGATTCAAACCCTCAGCTTTGATGATTTACCACCTGCTCATATTAAATTACCAAGTCCACCGCAAAGATTAGCCTCAAAGTTATTACAGAATAGTTTCCCATTGATTCGCCGTGTAGATATTGAAGTGAAAATCTCACGAGAAATTTGGGATGTAACGGGTGCTTCAGAATTTATTTTGCTGGACTTTCCCGGGTTGGGTGCGTCTAATTCAGGAACGCGCGACACATTTTTATCCCTGCGAGAATTAGCAGAGGTGCAGACAATTCTCGTATTGCTAAATGGTAAATCTCCCGGAAGCGATCGCGCTAATAAAATCTTTACCATGATGCAGCAGCAGCGACCAGGACAAGACCTCAAGGATTTGATTCTGGTGGGTGTGGGACGGTTCGATCAACTTCCCTTGGAAAGCGAAGGTGGAGAAAGGGAACTCGATCAACTGATTAACGATAGCGGTGATCATCATCCTTTACAGGAAAGCAGCGTTTTTCAGAAACTTAAAGTTTTACAAACAACTATTGACGCAGCCAGCGCTTTTACTACTCAAAAAGACCGCATCGTTTTACTATCACCACTTTTAGGACTAGCAGATTTAGCAAAGCGTTCCACTTCCGTAAAAGCAGGTTCGCCAGAGTTTTTAGCTAACCTCGATTATCCCGATTATTTAGACCGTTCTAAAAGGTTACAAGAAAAATGGGGCAGATTAAGCGATCGCTTATTAACATCCGATGGGCGTAATTATCTTGGCAGACAACTCGGTTACTTTGCTCAAGATGGGGGTATTAGTAAGCTGCGAGAATTAATTCAAAAACACGTCGCTACCCACGGACTGAAGCAATTGTATGAAGATACAAAACGTGCGGCGGAAGTTGTGCGTCAACAACAAGATAATCTCAAAAATATTCTCCACGAAATTCACGAACAAGGAATACCCACCGGAGACAGTCCTGCTTTTCTAGAACTACGAGAAGCAATTGAAAATTTAGATAAAAGCTATAGAAATTTTCAAAAAGATTTAGGAAAAGAACCACTCAAAGATAGGCGCAGTGTTGCTGTTAGCGATGTTGTTAAAGATGAATTAACTTTTAGAATCCTCAGTTGGAGTCAATGGACTTTACTGTTCAACAAAGTCAATAATGGTACAATCGCCCTCACCGAATCTAAAGGTGCAGCTGGGAAGTTATTTGAGCGGGGAAACCGAGTTAATATTACAATTCCCACCAAAAGCGACGATTTTTATCCCATCTTTGCCAAGACGATTCAAGAAGTAGAAGAATTTGCGCGCGATCGCATTAGTCAAGCGATTGGAGATTTGCTGACTAAATTATCAAATTACGTCGCTAAAGAACGGGAATTTTTGCAAACAAATCTCAACCCAGAGATGGAATCAGATATTGAATCAAAATTTGGTATCGAAGAAGCGGAACTTTTTTATAAACTACTTTTAGGCTGTGACCCTAATCAATGGCAAGAAGCAATCATTTCTGAGATTCATAATCAAGAAAAATCGATTATACCGGAAATGATATTTCCCTTGGCGCGTCAAGATGAAAAACACAATATAGGGCAAATTTTTGATTGGGCCCCTGAACGTAATGGTGCGCCTAAAGCAAACAATCATCAACTTTTTGTCTTGCGTCTAAGAGATGAAATTACTGCTAGCGCCAGTCTGCATCTTGTGCAATATGTCAGCGAAGTGAATCAAAAAGTGAACGCTGAATTACAAGGAATTTTAGATCAAATTATTCCTAGTTTGCAAAATATTTCTAAAAAAGAGAATTTACTTAGACATATTGCTGCTGGCGACACCCCATCACAATCATCTATTCCTACTTGGTTAAAAATTCTCGCTGATGTCTCAACGAAGAATTGGTAA
- the bchL gene encoding ferredoxin:protochlorophyllide reductase (ATP-dependent) iron-sulfur ATP-binding protein, whose protein sequence is MKLAVYGKGGIGKSTTSCNISVALAKRGKKVLQIGCDPKHDSTFTLTGFLIPTIIDTLQEKDYHYEDVWPEDVIYKGYGGVDCVEAGGPPAGAGCGGYVVGETVKLLKELNAFDEYDVILFDVLGDVVCGGFAAPLNYADYCMIVTDNGFDALFAANRIAASVREKARTHPLRLAGLIGNRTSKRDLIEKYVEAVPMPVLEVLPLIEDIRVSRVKGKTLFEMAESDPSLSYVCDYYLNIADQILARPEGVVPNDAQDRELFSLLSDFYLNPNKPQVRNPEEELDLMIV, encoded by the coding sequence GTGAAACTAGCAGTTTATGGAAAAGGTGGAATCGGCAAATCCACAACTAGCTGTAACATCTCAGTCGCCCTAGCAAAACGCGGCAAGAAAGTACTGCAAATTGGCTGCGACCCTAAACACGATAGTACTTTTACGCTCACCGGATTTTTGATTCCGACTATTATCGATACTCTGCAAGAAAAAGACTATCACTACGAAGATGTTTGGCCGGAAGATGTAATTTACAAAGGCTATGGTGGTGTTGATTGCGTGGAAGCAGGTGGCCCGCCAGCAGGAGCCGGATGTGGTGGATATGTGGTCGGTGAGACCGTGAAATTACTGAAAGAACTCAACGCTTTTGATGAGTATGACGTGATTTTATTTGATGTACTTGGTGACGTTGTGTGCGGCGGTTTTGCAGCGCCACTCAACTATGCTGATTACTGCATGATTGTGACCGACAACGGCTTTGATGCTTTGTTTGCCGCCAATCGGATTGCTGCTTCCGTGAGAGAGAAAGCTAGAACTCACCCACTGCGTTTAGCTGGTTTAATTGGTAATCGCACTTCCAAGCGCGATTTGATTGAAAAATATGTAGAAGCAGTACCAATGCCAGTTTTGGAAGTTCTACCTTTAATAGAAGATATTCGAGTTTCTCGTGTTAAAGGTAAAACTTTGTTTGAAATGGCAGAATCCGACCCTTCTTTAAGCTACGTTTGCGACTACTATCTCAACATTGCCGACCAAATTCTCGCACGTCCAGAAGGGGTTGTACCAAATGATGCCCAAGACCGTGAATTGTTCTCTTTATTATCCGATTTTTATCTAAATCCGAATAAACCCCAGGTGCGTAATCCGGAAGAGGAATTAGACTTGATGATTGTATAA
- a CDS encoding cyanophycin synthetase, with protein sequence MKTPFVVTIIQKVVEQIGAVLVLDPECKYVGHITFKNGKKTVFRSTHFNINGFGAAELAKDKGSSSFFLNHFGYKVPEGKTFFDEKLCKQIDTLRNIDDGFNYAKYLGLPVIVKPLNLSQGRLVTKVYNKREYYQVAKKILQITPGFIVERFHVGNDYRIVVLDQEVMIAYQRIPLFIVGDGESNILELLHQKKAILNQNYRKIIDFEDFRIAQKLKRQKLTFDSVLPQGNIVYLLDNANLSSGGDAIDVSDSIHPDFKKLAINIAKDMSLRLAGVDIITSDITMPMADYTIIEVNGSPGLLNYASLGELQTRRVENLYLKVLLTIENE encoded by the coding sequence ATGAAGACACCATTTGTTGTCACAATAATTCAAAAAGTTGTTGAGCAAATTGGGGCAGTATTAGTATTAGACCCAGAATGTAAATATGTCGGTCACATTACTTTTAAAAATGGGAAGAAAACTGTTTTTCGCTCTACTCATTTCAATATAAATGGTTTTGGAGCAGCAGAACTAGCAAAGGATAAAGGCTCCTCTAGTTTTTTTCTTAATCATTTTGGCTATAAAGTTCCTGAAGGTAAAACTTTTTTTGATGAAAAACTATGCAAACAAATTGATACATTAAGAAATATCGATGATGGTTTTAACTATGCTAAATATTTAGGATTACCTGTAATAGTTAAACCTCTGAATCTTAGCCAAGGTAGATTAGTAACTAAGGTTTATAATAAGCGAGAATACTATCAAGTAGCAAAAAAAATATTACAAATCACTCCCGGCTTCATTGTTGAGCGCTTCCATGTTGGTAATGACTACAGAATTGTAGTTTTAGACCAAGAAGTGATGATTGCCTATCAGAGAATTCCTTTATTTATTGTGGGTGATGGCGAATCTAATATTTTAGAGCTTTTGCATCAAAAGAAAGCGATTCTTAACCAAAATTATAGAAAAATTATCGATTTTGAAGATTTTAGAATTGCTCAAAAATTAAAAAGGCAAAAATTAACCTTTGATAGCGTACTTCCCCAAGGCAATATTGTTTATCTTTTAGATAATGCAAATTTATCAAGTGGCGGAGATGCTATAGATGTCAGCGACAGTATTCATCCTGATTTTAAAAAGTTGGCAATTAATATCGCTAAAGATATGAGTTTAAGGTTAGCAGGAGTGGATATTATTACTAGCGATATCACCATGCCAATGGCAGACTACACTATTATCGAAGTTAACGGCTCTCCGGGATTGCTCAATTATGCTTCGTTGGGTGAATTGCAAACTCGCAGAGTTGAAAATCTATATCTCAAAGTTCTGCTAACAATTGAGAATGAATGA
- a CDS encoding virulence factor SrfB: protein MNSSQLNSEQQKRFPGWLAVDFGTSNSTVTLFDPIEVPIAEVLPREQEMRLRDRMAQWLNSPAGIALPDVSASDWDKFIADISKNLEIEPSRLSEVFESDNRERFLEAIRQIELCLGTSDRFRRAVSKKLYQIYHEVFRVPTLESQNLIPVVLDIDRRSTEIKSELEISRLSALQLKMGREASDNRKKAIAQGTSSALKEIISRFHHSPKRYFGQDRSFPVIVDEDEETINVNQLIQAAWGHLIELTQDYRQRARRRFSEGGFLSAVVTYPTVAPPVVRKEVKELVEQLGLDDVQTAYDEAVSVAIFFLWREFGGNLNIGIESFKTRCRQEGNKWSQNVLVLDIGGGTTDLALIELTLEDKTPFFADHEDRGLGGRYYKLTPKLLGSSGHLQLGGELITLRIFRLLKVAIADFLLTAVSTGELSSDKLEDLINSELNERFLENGQFKSGSILKCVDKENPEGDAAYKDALDTAEKVLPTRWQQAPQRLQTFYTLWDHAEAAKIKLGQKTPEDASIITFSLAEQQIYELLVQSAIKYQAKDTSSICVTIDSQQFDRAASSAIKEAIGIAKGLMDSRLRPEDAKVDSWNSYKVDWLILSGKTCNLDLVQRHIYQEFSKSPYFVWNPERITFVLEFTKLATSAGACYAEKLRRLRFDPEESKGLLRKGANQLEIDVKNLFYYLPCNFKRKTQSNELLTIFKAGQELYQLGADESVAKVRTEWQGIQLTNIIYRQDYEDGDLRLWGSFDGKTLMEKLGLSEPDFLKKIKVQFEIDQTLQFSVLLCQGNPHYLIDVSGIDVNSVISAASGTSALFADGKLKWNIAVERPHKDLNDGDIAINVIESATVDQPDAYHLIFEADKDVSKSLQEFHYLRDGSPEPGTGLISNPLPPFPKNGQHTFYVVQTDAHTNTKKWIRIGALSKPDFATDYPCQYRVSIDNYGILRMHAGEVRYWTSSDQKCLKQEGCVYRAELELQPNEVDKERDPFCGIH, encoded by the coding sequence ATGAACTCCTCCCAACTAAATAGCGAACAACAAAAAAGATTTCCCGGATGGTTAGCTGTCGATTTTGGTACATCCAACTCTACCGTTACCCTTTTCGATCCCATTGAAGTACCCATCGCTGAAGTATTACCCAGAGAACAAGAAATGCGACTGCGCGATCGCATGGCGCAATGGCTGAATTCTCCGGCGGGAATTGCTTTACCCGATGTCAGTGCTAGCGATTGGGATAAATTTATTGCTGATATTAGTAAGAATCTGGAAATCGAACCTAGCCGCTTAAGTGAAGTGTTTGAAAGTGATAATAGAGAACGATTTTTAGAAGCAATTCGCCAAATTGAACTATGTTTAGGTACAAGCGATCGCTTTCGCCGTGCTGTTAGTAAAAAGCTTTATCAGATATATCATGAAGTATTCCGCGTTCCTACCTTAGAATCGCAAAATCTCATTCCAGTTGTTCTAGATATTGATCGCCGCAGTACGGAAATTAAAAGCGAGTTAGAAATTTCGCGATTATCGGCCTTACAACTGAAAATGGGTAGGGAAGCTAGCGACAACAGAAAAAAAGCGATCGCGCAAGGAACTAGTAGTGCTTTAAAAGAAATTATTAGCCGCTTTCATCACTCACCCAAACGCTATTTTGGACAGGATCGTTCTTTTCCAGTAATTGTAGATGAAGACGAAGAAACAATTAATGTTAACCAATTAATTCAAGCAGCTTGGGGACATTTAATTGAGTTAACCCAAGACTATCGCCAACGTGCTAGACGCAGGTTTTCTGAAGGGGGATTTCTCTCCGCGGTTGTTACCTATCCCACCGTCGCACCGCCTGTTGTGCGTAAGGAAGTTAAGGAATTAGTTGAACAATTAGGATTAGATGATGTCCAAACTGCTTATGATGAAGCCGTTTCTGTAGCTATATTTTTCCTCTGGCGAGAATTTGGGGGAAATCTCAATATTGGGATTGAATCTTTCAAGACTCGTTGTCGCCAAGAAGGAAATAAATGGTCACAAAATGTTCTAGTTTTAGATATTGGTGGCGGTACTACAGATTTAGCTTTAATTGAATTAACTTTAGAAGATAAAACGCCTTTCTTTGCTGATCATGAAGATAGAGGTTTAGGGGGACGCTACTATAAACTCACACCCAAACTCTTAGGTTCATCTGGACATTTACAGCTAGGTGGCGAGTTAATTACCCTGAGAATATTCCGACTTTTAAAAGTTGCGATCGCAGATTTTTTATTAACCGCCGTTTCTACAGGTGAGTTAAGCAGCGATAAACTAGAAGATTTAATTAATTCTGAATTAAATGAACGCTTCCTAGAAAATGGACAATTCAAAAGCGGCAGTATTTTAAAATGTGTAGATAAAGAAAATCCTGAAGGTGACGCAGCTTATAAAGACGCTTTAGATACTGCGGAAAAAGTCTTACCTACCCGTTGGCAACAAGCACCGCAACGTCTGCAAACATTTTATACCTTGTGGGATCATGCGGAAGCTGCCAAAATCAAACTCGGGCAAAAGACTCCAGAAGATGCTTCAATCATAACCTTCAGCCTTGCTGAACAGCAAATTTATGAATTACTAGTTCAAAGTGCCATTAAATACCAAGCAAAAGATACCAGTAGTATCTGCGTCACCATCGATAGTCAGCAATTTGATCGCGCCGCATCATCAGCTATTAAAGAAGCGATCGGTATTGCTAAAGGCTTGATGGATAGTCGCTTACGTCCAGAGGACGCTAAAGTAGACTCATGGAATTCTTACAAAGTAGATTGGTTGATTTTATCTGGTAAAACTTGCAACCTCGACTTGGTACAGCGCCACATCTACCAAGAATTTAGTAAATCTCCCTACTTCGTTTGGAACCCCGAACGCATTACCTTTGTGTTGGAATTTACCAAATTAGCCACCTCAGCTGGTGCTTGCTACGCCGAGAAATTACGGAGATTACGCTTCGACCCGGAAGAGTCAAAAGGATTACTCCGTAAAGGGGCAAATCAACTAGAAATTGATGTCAAAAACCTGTTTTATTATTTACCTTGCAACTTTAAACGCAAAACCCAAAGTAACGAACTGCTGACAATCTTTAAAGCCGGACAAGAACTTTATCAACTAGGCGCTGATGAAAGCGTCGCTAAAGTTCGGACTGAGTGGCAAGGTATACAGTTAACAAATATTATTTACCGCCAAGATTATGAAGATGGGGATTTGCGCCTGTGGGGTAGCTTTGATGGCAAAACTTTGATGGAAAAACTGGGATTATCAGAACCAGACTTCCTGAAGAAAATCAAAGTTCAGTTTGAAATTGACCAAACCCTACAATTTAGTGTCTTACTTTGTCAAGGAAATCCACATTATTTAATTGATGTTTCTGGTATTGATGTTAATTCTGTCATCTCTGCCGCCTCAGGAACTTCAGCACTATTTGCTGATGGTAAATTAAAGTGGAATATTGCCGTAGAAAGACCTCATAAAGACTTAAACGATGGTGATATTGCCATCAATGTAATTGAGTCAGCAACAGTAGATCAACCAGATGCTTATCATCTTATATTTGAAGCCGACAAAGATGTGAGTAAATCTCTACAAGAATTCCATTATTTGCGCGATGGTTCACCAGAACCAGGAACTGGATTAATCAGTAATCCTTTACCTCCCTTCCCCAAAAATGGACAACACACCTTCTATGTTGTGCAAACTGACGCACATACTAATACGAAAAAATGGATACGTATTGGTGCATTAAGTAAACCCGATTTTGCTACTGATTACCCTTGCCAATATCGTGTCAGCATAGACAATTATGGGATTTTACGAATGCACGCAGGTGAAGTACGTTACTGGACATCAAGCGATCAAAAATGTCTCAAACAAGAAGGATGTGTTTACCGTGCTGAACTAGAATTGCAACCCAATGAAGTTGATAAAGAACGCGATCCATTTTGCGGTATTCATTAG
- a CDS encoding ferredoxin:protochlorophyllide reductase (ATP-dependent) subunit N — protein MTVAQQPEALNFECETGNYHTFCPISCVAWLYQKIEDSFFLVIGTKTCGYFLQNAMGVMIFAEPRYAMAELEEGDISAQLNDYEELKRLCLQIKRDRNPSVIVWIGTCTTEIIKMDLEGLAPKLEGEIGIPIVVARANGLDYAFTQGEDTVLAAMANRCPDKAPVAETDKNERNAISKLLNFGKKKEEVVQEESQYVDHPPLVLFGSLPDPVVTQLTLELKKQGIKVSGWLPAKRFTELPVLEEGYYVAGVNPFLSRTATTLMRRRKCKLIGAPFPIGPDGTRAWIEKICSVFGITPTGLEEREAQIWAGLEEYVKLIRGKSVFFMGDNLLEVSLARFLVRCGMTVSEIGIPYMDKRYQAAELTLLENTCKEMGVPLPKIVEKPDNYNQVQRIYELKPDLVITGMAHANPLEARGINTKWSVEFTFAQIHGFGNARDILELVTRPLRRNNSLKDLGWDKLVKEEAKI, from the coding sequence ATGACTGTCGCTCAACAACCAGAAGCTTTAAACTTTGAGTGTGAAACTGGGAATTACCACACCTTTTGCCCAATTAGCTGCGTGGCGTGGTTATACCAAAAGATTGAAGATAGTTTCTTTTTGGTGATTGGAACCAAGACTTGTGGGTACTTCCTACAAAATGCGATGGGGGTAATGATTTTTGCTGAACCCCGTTATGCAATGGCAGAGTTGGAAGAGGGAGATATTTCAGCACAACTGAATGATTATGAAGAGTTAAAAAGGTTGTGCTTACAAATTAAACGCGATCGCAATCCTAGTGTAATCGTTTGGATTGGTACTTGCACTACCGAAATCATCAAAATGGACTTGGAAGGCTTGGCTCCCAAGTTGGAAGGTGAAATTGGGATTCCCATTGTTGTTGCTCGCGCCAACGGTCTAGATTACGCCTTTACCCAGGGTGAAGATACGGTCTTAGCTGCAATGGCTAATCGTTGCCCTGATAAGGCTCCTGTGGCGGAAACAGACAAAAACGAACGCAACGCTATTTCTAAACTGCTGAACTTTGGTAAGAAAAAAGAAGAAGTAGTCCAAGAAGAATCCCAATATGTAGACCATCCTCCTTTGGTTCTCTTCGGCTCCCTTCCCGACCCCGTGGTAACGCAGCTCACCTTAGAATTAAAGAAGCAAGGCATCAAAGTCTCCGGCTGGCTACCTGCAAAGCGCTTCACTGAACTGCCAGTACTGGAAGAAGGCTATTACGTCGCTGGTGTCAATCCCTTCCTCAGCCGCACTGCTACTACCTTAATGCGTCGTCGCAAATGCAAACTCATCGGCGCACCTTTCCCCATCGGCCCTGATGGTACCCGCGCTTGGATTGAGAAGATTTGCTCTGTGTTTGGTATTACTCCCACAGGTTTAGAAGAACGGGAAGCACAAATTTGGGCTGGTTTAGAAGAATACGTGAAACTAATTCGCGGCAAATCAGTATTCTTCATGGGCGATAACTTACTGGAAGTTTCCTTAGCGCGGTTCCTGGTGCGCTGTGGAATGACAGTTTCCGAAATTGGGATTCCTTATATGGATAAGCGCTATCAAGCTGCTGAATTAACCCTACTGGAAAATACTTGTAAAGAAATGGGTGTACCCCTGCCGAAGATTGTCGAAAAGCCAGATAATTACAACCAAGTTCAGCGTATTTATGAATTGAAGCCAGACTTAGTCATTACTGGTATGGCACACGCTAACCCACTTGAAGCCAGGGGTATTAACACCAAGTGGTCTGTAGAATTTACCTTTGCCCAAATTCACGGCTTTGGTAATGCGCGTGACATTTTAGAATTAGTAACTCGACCACTACGTAGAAATAACAGTTTGAAAGATTTAGGTTGGGATAAGTTGGTTAAGGAAGAAGCCAAAATTTAG
- a CDS encoding DUF5331 domain-containing protein — MAFFHSFTDSLKQKWLEFFQANRDWITLHMEVESVYTPDGGKRPPSYLILGVTNALEPKLAQLMLPFSKLNPDADTLIEVLDLHFDPDIALGNRVNPKDLDNYHYQAAAVAEESAHHHTENNPQSNGFANVAVAQEFTIVSGLNANNSQTSAEEDEFGDISFETTSSEIKLDDQILEDLESPDENAFSDVLSDVWGDETSLQKGDASNDFLGEELPAGVFDDSEIARLFPNA, encoded by the coding sequence ATGGCTTTTTTTCATAGCTTTACAGACTCATTAAAGCAAAAATGGTTGGAGTTTTTCCAGGCTAATCGTGACTGGATTACTCTCCATATGGAAGTGGAATCAGTGTACACCCCCGATGGAGGGAAGCGACCACCTTCTTACCTCATCCTGGGAGTTACCAACGCGTTAGAACCAAAACTAGCGCAGTTAATGCTACCCTTTTCCAAACTTAATCCTGACGCTGACACTTTAATTGAAGTACTGGATTTGCATTTTGACCCAGACATAGCTCTTGGTAATCGCGTAAATCCTAAAGATTTAGATAATTATCATTACCAAGCTGCTGCTGTTGCTGAAGAAAGCGCCCATCATCATACAGAGAACAATCCTCAAAGCAATGGCTTTGCTAATGTAGCGGTTGCTCAAGAATTTACGATTGTGAGTGGGCTAAACGCCAATAACTCACAAACATCTGCTGAGGAAGATGAGTTTGGTGATATTTCCTTCGAGACAACATCATCAGAAATCAAGCTTGATGACCAAATACTGGAAGATTTAGAGTCACCAGATGAGAACGCCTTCAGTGACGTGTTATCAGATGTTTGGGGTGACGAAACATCGCTACAGAAGGGTGATGCAAGTAATGACTTTTTAGGGGAAGAACTGCCAGCTGGCGTTTTCGATGATTCAGAAATTGCCCGTCTCTTCCCCAACGCTTAA